The Molothrus ater isolate BHLD 08-10-18 breed brown headed cowbird chromosome 2, BPBGC_Mater_1.1, whole genome shotgun sequence DNA segment TCTGTGTCCCCAGAACATGACTGACAATTCTGGTGTCTGCTATTCTACTGCTTCAGATCTTACATAGTTAACCAAACATGTTACTAAAGCACATAGTTATGTTTGCACTGGGATTGTCTAATGTCTAGGGCACTGAATAATTAAATTCAGCACAGACTTCAAGCACtcagcatccctggaaatgtgatttatttaCATTAGTATTGAGTCAGGTAAAATGTTTCTGTTCACACCTCCAAAACCACAGAGGAATTCCCATCTTTTAGAGCTGTTTTCAGAAGGTGAGATGCATGTTTGAGAAACAAACACTGGATCAGATTTGTTTGTTCAGACAAGATCTGTATTTTTGCCCACAAGCCCAGTTACACATTCTCTGCAGAAGCTCATGTGGCCATCAGAGAAGCACAGGGGCAGCACACGTGTACCTATCAGCTAAGGTTAGCCTTTGTTCCCAGCTGAAATGTGGTaagagcaggatttttttcagcactctttatttttcctcagcACTCACAAATACATTGACTCTGCAGTGGGAACCCCTCTGTGATTAAGGCCTTCCTGCaatatttttatcctttcaATTTTCTTGAAGTTGTTCTGTTGGACACCCACCAAATTTATTGCAAAATGAAAGTGTATAAAGAAGTATTCACCTGACCAGATCTgtcccttctctccctccacATGCTGTCCTAACTAAAACTGTATTGCACTTACATTGTACTTTTGATCTCATGATGCTTACAGTGCTCAGAGTTTGACTGTCAGGTGAACATGAAATGCACAACACCCTTGAAAAAGTGAACAAGATTTGTTACAGCTTTTGCCATCAGGTGGCTTCTGCCTGCTGCCTGTTTGGTGAGGTTGGCAAACTCTGAGTGAACAGGGTGTAGCTGAGTGGTGCACATTTGTAAAGTGTGATCAGACTTCTAGGACAAGTTGTGTTATGCAAAAGCCTTGGAGGTGGTGTGGAGTGAAAGAAGGGCTGAAGTGTTCACACCATGGATTGTGTAGAGTCTTGCTAAAATAAGTCCTTGTGCTGCAGAGATGTACAAGTGGGTGTGGACTATGCAGTACAGTTACCCTCATCAGCCTGTACTCAACAAACAAATGaacatttcacttttatttattctgaGGTTGGGGGTGAGGAGTTTCAGTGGGCTCTTACACAAAGAATTCATTTAAATGCTTTGtagtttgctgctgctgctgctgctctctcggctctctgtggtggtgtttgcaggggtcctAGGACcagggaagagacgaggatctgactccatgtttcagaaggcttgatttattattttatgatatatatatatattatattaaaactatactaaaagaatagaagaaaggatttcatcagaaggctaacaagcaagaagaagaatggaatgaataacaaaatcTTGAGTCTGACCAGAGAGAGACACAtttggactgtgattggccattaattaaaaacaactgcatgagaccaatcacagatgcatctgttgcattccacagcagcagataaccattgtttacattttgttcttgagaCCTCTCAGgttctcaggagaaaaatcctaaggaaaggatttttcataaaacatgtctgtgacaggctCTCCTCTGGCTCAAGGCGCTACTTGCTTAGCTGGGTTTCAGCTCCTCTTCAggctcaggcagtgctgctctgcaagaACACCCTTCTCTGGGGGATCACAGAGGCAATCCACTCACCAGTGCCCTTCTTGGCCTCTTCCCACGTGTAGCGGGGCACGTAGCCAAAATCCTGCTGTGCCTTTCTGTAGGAGAAGGTGAAGGGGGTGTTGAGCAGCGTGACCAGGTGGCGATTGGTGGAGGGCACGTATCTGATGAAGGGCCTCAGCAGGAAGCTgagcatctccagcagcagagagaagtaATAGAGCATTGTCAGGGGCATGGGGAGCTGGGGCtcaatcccaaaccccagctcctTGGTCAGCTCGTAATTCAGGTCGGCGTAGCTCATGTGAGGAGTGTCATCTGAGATGTAGTAGAACTTGCCCCTGACGTGCTTGGCTCTCTGTGGGGCTCGCAGGGCTTTGGCTGCCTGCACGTGCGCCCAGGCGATGTTGCCCACGTACACGGGGTTCACCAGAGCCTCCTTCCTGGAGAAGCGCAGGTAGATGTTCTTGTTCAGCAGGCACTTATCCAGATGGCCTTGGAGAAAGGGGCAGCCTTCCCCAAAAATGTACATGGATCTCAGGGCACAGGTCATCAGCGTGCTGCCATCCTTCAGCACCTGGCCATCTGCTTTCAGCACAGCATCCTCTGCCAGTCTCTTGCTTTGGGCATAAGGAAATTTGGATGTGCTCTCATAAGCTGTATCTTCATCCCCATTGAAAATGGGGTCCCCTTTGCAGTTTGGGCCCGTCACTTCTATGGTACTGGTGTAAATGAAGTGCTGGACGTTACAGCGGATGCAcgcctccagcagcagctgagtaccttcagaaaacaaacatgaaaaacagTCTAGGTTAGGGCCCCCTAACCAGGAAAAAGTGGGGGTTTCAGATCAGAAACAGCAACTCTGGCCTGAGCGTAGCCAgatctccctccctgcagctgggagaatCCTGTCCTGAACAGGGCAGTATGTTCAATGACACTGAACCTGCTCTGAATGTGTATTTAAGTGGTATCAGTGCACCTTCCAGAGTTAAACAAGGGTGAATATTTGGTCCTAGTTGCATGTTGTGGGAGGTTTTTTTATGCCAAGAATCAAAATTTTGCTCTTCCTTAACCTAGCATGGAGACTGACCACAGATTCAGGGATTTGTGCCAACTTGAGTAGGCTTTAGTCAGAGAACTTTAAGAAGCTGCCCCTCTCCTTAGGTATCATCCATGCTCTATGGTGAAGCCCATGTTTTTCAGGTTTGAGGATGCTCTTAGTTTGCTAAGAAGGGACAAAATTATTATGGGACCTGAAGGTCTGCTCCAAAATCAGTGCACTCACACCCAGTGCAAATCCATCCAGTATTTGACTGACTAAAGAGAAGGGCTTGGAGAGAAACACGGTGAAGCAAGGCACTATAACATGTAGTCAAAGATCATGAAGTGCAATGAGAAAAGAGAGGCTTGTGTATGTATGCCTCCTTTTCTGGCATAATCTGGCTTTTCCTTGCAGTAGTACAGGATTTCTTACATTTAAAATCCTTTAATGCTTTCATCGGGGGCAGCAGAGGTCAGCTGTTCAAAGTCTTTTAAATAGCCAAGAAGGTTAAACAAGGAAAGCACACTGAAGGGGGGAATAAATACTTTAATAAGTTGTGTTGTTATAGTTGCAATTAGAATCTTTTTTTCCACCCACTTTCAGGCAGAAATTGCCTTTCTTGTTGTGCATGGtgtaatgaaagaaattaaatgtaaaaaggCCAGTGACTTTGGAAGAGAAGACACAGCTCAAAGACATTTGAAAACATCTTTGGCAAAGGagcattaaattaaaatgactGATATGATATCAGAAGGGTGTAGCCTAAAATCTAGGGGATAAAATCAAGCACCAGCAGTGAGGCACATTAAAGATCTTCCAAGTCTGCTCAGTCTGTTACAGCAACAACTGAAGGCAGCACAAGGCAGACCAGGTTAGTGTGACTGAAACAAATATAAAGAATTAAAGAGGTTCAGAAGAGCCAGGAATATTGACAGCAAAATATGGACTTGTTAATGAGTGAAAAATAGGAAGAATTATTGAACTGAATATTGTTAAGGCACcaaaatttgtctttttaagcttgaaaaagaaaaagaaagaaattgaaacaaatggaaaacagaTCTGGATGAggctttcagaaacattaaGGAAGTGCACTGAAAAAGTTACACAGACAGGAATAAATTAATGTGAAAAATGAGTTCATGCAAGTCACCCTGTTTAGATGACATAAAAGCCAGGgtcatctggaaaaaaatgtatttattttattattttaaaaataatactttatttCTGCTCTCAATACTGTTTGGAAAATGAGAGAATGTAATCAAATACAGAAGGTCTCGATGAAATCAAATGAGATAGCAAGTTTTAGAAAAAGGCAATCATAAAATTATCTTGATGGTTTATATCTGTTGAAGATGAATTTCACCCAAATAAAATGTGGCTTACTTGCAAATCAGAATTGTATGTAGAAGTTTATAGATTCCTACAGTAATGGGAATCTGAGTATCTTTCATATAGCATGTAATAAAGTAAATTATTACTGTATTACATGCTTTATTCAGTGAGAGGGTCCCCTTGGTTTGCTTGCCTTTCTGGCTGAGGGTCTGGTTCACAGAAGGTACTTTGTTTAGActgtaattaattattttctctattcccttccttttaaaaatttgcttccctttcttcataaaaaagatatttttgctCTGAGATATTGTGTGGCAATGGAGGAAAGCCCTGCATCAAGGCAAGTTTAACTTTCTCACTTCTGTCCTGGTTCGTGAACATCCACATCTGATTCTTGAAACATTTATATTatagaaacatttatttttatattacaaGAGTTCTATTTTCTAGGAGAAACAAAACTTTCATCCTGCAAGCGCATGAAATACAtagcagtgccctggctggtcagaaaaccagaagatggatggaaatggaaatagaaGAAAACAGGGAAGAGAGGACAGCAGTATTCACTCACTGACCTTGTGGCCAGttggctctgggagcaggacTATGGATGGTATTTCATAGCAAATGTTATCAGCTAATCCTCCCTGGCCCAGTGGGCTTTTTTCACCCATAGGCAGACACTGTTGGCAAGGGAGTGAGTACTGGGGAGTCAGAGCTAAAGAGCTTTCTGGGACATTGTAATAGtagtttgattttttcttttgtctttttttttttttttaatgtttttttatttttttatttgtcccTATGGTAAAATGTGTTTAAGCAGCACATTCTGCTGTGAAAAACCAGATTGTAGCAGGAGTACAGGCATCAAGACAGAGCTTTAGAAATCCTCTCTCTGAACTACCAACCAGGTATATTTTCATATTACCCAATGCACAGGTTTCCAGGAACTTGCCTTTCTACTCTTCCCTCCTGACAGGGGCCTAAGAGGCTGCCCAGTGGGCTCTATGCTTTGATCACTGACAATTTGTGGCTTTGATTGAACCAAAATGAAAGGGTCTGGAAGCTAATGACACAGGGAATGAGGCACATAAAACAACTAAAATGCCATCCCACTGTCTTTCAGGTACATGTAAGAAACAGCTTGACTGCCAAGAATTCTCTCTTCCTCTGAGCACTGGTGAGCAGCCAATATTTGTGAAAGTGATGCCTGTACAGGTATGttccttatttttctgtcaagaagccctgtggctgtggcagagagGAACAAAAAACTGGGAAACCTGTTCATGTAAATAAGAACATCTTCCCCAAATCTACCTCAAGCTGTtgaagcagcacagccagggaggcCAGTGTGCATGCAGGTTAGGCAGTGCCAGTTCTCTGAATGGCACTGAGGGTTTTAGCATCACAGACAGTTGTTCCTTTAGGAAATACATTTAAACTTCCTGGTAGGTGATGCTACATGGGCCATTCCTAAGTCAAAACCTTCTCCCTTCACCTGATCTTTCCTGAAGAATGGGGGTTCCTTAGTGAAGGGAAAATCCCATCACTGAGTCACTGAAACCCCTCCCAAAGCTCTGAGTTTGTTGAGGACTTTTAAATTATAAGCTCAATAGGAGAGAGCACTTGTTCCTTTCAACTGCCTTCTTGCACACACAGACTTAAAGGCtaaagaaggaagaggagaaaaagaagaagaaaaagaatagcGAGGAGAGAGCCACAGGCTCTGGGATGTTATCAGTGCAACATTTCTGTAACTGCAGCCAAAGTCTGCAGTAGTTGTAAACGTTGAAAAATGTACACAGGCAGGGATGCCCTGTGGGGTGGGAGAATAAGAACCAATTTCTGAGGTGAGCATTGGGATTTCAGAGGGGAATTTCGTCCAGAAAGTTCCACTGAGCGTGGGTTTATGACTATCACCACTGAAGACAGAGCCTATGCAGACCTCAGCATGGGCATACTTAAGTGTTGACAAGATTGAGTGATACTGCACTGCCCTGAAGTGGAAGACTGGGTGTGGAGAGGCCCAGAACTTCCTGGGGCGGCAGAGACACGGGATTTGCACCCCTGGGTACGTCTGTGCAAGATGCAGGACAACCCAAGTAACCTGGCTCCAAACAACCACAGCTCAGGTGCTCCCTTCCCTGAGCAGTGATCAGGACACAGATGTGGCTTTGAGGGAGGTGCTTCCCCTGCTCACCTGTCACATTGACTTCCCAGAGCAGCTTCTTCTCGATGAGGCCCAGGGTGTCAATGAGGGAAGCCGTGTGGATGACCAGGGACACCCCCTGGCAGGCACGGTGCAGGAATGTCACATCTCGGATGTCCCCTTCCAGGATCTTCAGCTCAGTCTTCCCCTTGAActctgcaggggcagcagaaaacagagcacAAGACCTTACAGGCACCCTAAGAAGAGCACTGGAAGGGTGGTGAAGAGCTGACCCTGCCTGGCAGGTGCTGACTGTCCAGGAACTGCAGGGATATTTTAAGGCTGTGAAACAGAAGGCGTCTCCCCAGTACCCTACTGTCAAATGCCAACTACAGTGCTACAGAGGTTTATTTTGCATTACCTGCCATAGATCTGGAGCCAATATTCAATGtgtttctttctattttattttttagagaGAGATCTTTTCCACTGCTAGCAAGCTTCCCTGAGTTGTGGCTGTGTTAAAGTTCACAGAGGAGTAGCTTTAGCTGTGCATGTtctgctggctggctggctaTAGATGTGTTAACCCAAGAGCACTGAACAGGCACTGCATGTTCCTGTCTTCAGGCTGATGAATGATCTCTCTCCACCCAGAGCGtgtgagcacagggatgtgttCATACTTACTTTCTGCACCTTTACCTTGCCTGTATTGCAGCTCTTCTAATAAATCACATACAATTCTGACATCTTTTTCTTGTACCTTGGCCAGGACCTACAGTGcctcttgcagctccagctctggctccatttcagtgtctgtgctgtgaggtCATTTTTAGCCTGCACATCTTTCTGGTTCATACCTGAACTCTCAAGAGCGTTCTCCTGAGCTACCTCAGCCTGGCTTGATTAAATCCTGCTTTTTAAGCCCTGtccctccacagcagctgcagtgtgtgaCCCCAGAGGAACTCTAGGTCTCAGAGccatcctgtgctgggcagaagGATTCTTTCTGCAGCCCAGAGCTACACAAAATGAGCCAGCACAGACAATCACTTGGAAAAATGCCCAGTccaaggcagtgctgctgttcaggGACCtcagctggcctggctgcagcagtgcctcgGGACAGGAGGGGACTTCCTCAGCATGACCACAGCCTGTGAGAAAGTGGTGCCATCACCAAGTCCTCTGGGAgcctctgctgtggctgcactAGATggctccccaggcacagctaCTGGACAGGgactctgcagcacaggcagagcctcTG contains these protein-coding regions:
- the LOC118693740 gene encoding 3 beta-hydroxysteroid dehydrogenase/Delta 5-->4-isomerase-like — its product is MSLAGVSCLVTGAGGFLGQRIVCLLLEEEEALAEIRLLDKAFSAEALGRFDKFKGKTELKILEGDIRDVTFLHRACQGVSLVIHTASLIDTLGLIEKKLLWEVNVTGTQLLLEACIRCNVQHFIYTSTIEVTGPNCKGDPIFNGDEDTAYESTSKFPYAQSKRLAEDAVLKADGQVLKDGSTLMTCALRSMYIFGEGCPFLQGHLDKCLLNKNIYLRFSRKEALVNPVYVGNIAWAHVQAAKALRAPQRAKHVRGKFYYISDDTPHMSYADLNYELTKELGFGIEPQLPMPLTMLYYFSLLLEMLSFLLRPFIRYVPSTNRHLVTLLNTPFTFSYRKAQQDFGYVPRYTWEEAKKGTGEWIASVIPQRRVFLQSSTA